GTTCTCCAGTCCGCCCCACTCCCACCAGGACTGGAAAGAGAAATGAGACACAAAGCACAGGACAGCTGACACGCTCCGTCTCCACACGGACATGGCCTGTCAACCCCCCCATCACTACCTTCTCCATGGTGGCTATGAACAACATCGCCAGGGTAAGCAGATGCAGCAGGATCACAAAAATGAGCAGGTAGGCCATTTCCAATTTtctgcaaaaaaagagaaacaaaaacataaatattctCAGAAAAAAGGTCCATTTGTTTGTATACGGTGTTTCTGTTTTGTcacaaaacacaacactggAAATGTGAATGACAGAACACAGTGTTCTCTGTGCTGGAGGTAGAGAAACACCCCTTTTTTCTTCCACCTTCTTTAGGCCGGAATGTGTTGACCATGACACGACAACCCTGCTAAATATTGACCCGGTTAAACCCTCTGACCATCTGAAGAGATGTTTCACATCGGAGACGGAAAAGAAAACTGCACACAGTTCATGGCCAAATCCACCTTAATCCAAGGAAAAGGTGGCGATTTttgggtggagctggaggggatGTTCAGTCAGAAATAAAAATGAGGGAAACACGAGGATAAATGTGCCTGTACCCTGTCGATGTTTATCAGGAGTCTTGGAGGGTGGAGTCACGATTACCGTCAAATTATGTCATTATCCCAGAATCCATCTATCACATCAACATCAAAGTTTCAAAACACTGTAAGtcttttattgatttcttttttaaaggaacaGAAAGTGGAAATATTATACAGTCAGCCTTGATTAATGCTGGAACAGCAATGAACATTCATGctgtatttgtctttttttttagaaacaaCATGATGGGACATCATTAAACCTATTTTTGTCTAATAACTTGTCTAATAATTCACACTTTTATATAATGAGCTAAGTAAATGTGTACTTACTTCAAATGTTGCTGGTGAATCAGAAGCAGATCTCAGTAGCAGCTTCACTGGTGTTCAACTTCGTGCCCCTCTTGGTGGTCCCCTCGTTTACCACACCTCTTTTTCCAGGGTGAACGCCCATTTCCTCTGCGCAGAACAGAGGCCCCTTTAACTCTGCCTCCTAGTCCCTCAACACAACATCTCCATCCTGAAAGGCCCCTCATGAGACCCTCCCAGGGGTGGTGGAGGCACAGGAACCCGCGTGAAAAGGGCTGCTAAATTTCACTTTGCATCGTGGGTGTTGCACCATATCATATCTGAGCTCGGCctgatgaaataaataatgGAGTGGCTGCATCAGAAAACTATTTAGAGTGCACATGATACATTCATGTGCTCTGGTTGCTCACAGCATCAGGGTGGGCTGTGCAAACAAGTTTTAGTTCACTGAGGGTCAACCGAGGCAACAACAACTTCAAGTAGAAAGCATGCTTCCAAGAACacacattctttctttttttttctgggaaAATTGGGTTTATTTATGCAGCATCGCCGCTTCATGAATTatgaatatttttaaaaagctccaaGTTTTGGTTGCGTCTAGTGGTGATGAGAGACACTGCATGAATAAAACACCGCCCACCTGCCGGGATGTTCATTTTCAAACATTCTCGTCTTGCAgtcaataaatgtgttattaagACTATGCTATTAAACTAAAGCTGAAACAGTAAAGGAAATGAGGCCATTGCAGTAAAGGTGTAACTCTGTTTGAGCCTTGGAGGGTAGGGAGCTGATAAGCATGGTGACGCACACTGGACCAGTCCAGCACATGAATAACAAGCGGACAGTGAAAGTGTTGCCAGAGGAAAAGCTTGAAAGTGGCTTTAACACTAAATATAACGACAATGGTAATATATGAACTGGTATATATATGTGTGCCGTTTTCACATCATTTGAATGGAGACTGATTTCAGTCTAGCACCATCAGTCTTGTGTCCACTAGGAGACATTTTTCATATTGAATGCACCAGTTGTTATTACAATATTCAGTCCAGCATTTATACTAACACTtcagatgttttctttctttagcatttcatttattatttcccCTATTTATCACAAACAGGTGGAACAGACCAATAAGCTGTTCACTTAATATGACAACGTGTCTGTAATACACAACGCACATATACAACATTTTGCCAGGTTGATTTAGTTATTCACGTCATATTGAAGTGTAAAATTCTGGTTCTCGTTATCATTTTTGCTTTGTCTACAtttgtcactgtttttttttaaatagttcaATTACATTGTGCCTGCATAACGcgtttttattgtgtgtttttttttaaccggcATCTCGTAAATGGTACGGTCCGTTGCCAAGGAGCTTGAAGAAGCCAAGTCCGCTACGCTCCACTTGCTAGCTAACCCGGGGTTTCTTgttccttcttctcttttgaagggTAAGAAGAACGCCAGTCACTCGCTGCATATTTACTTTAATCCCTCGAAATAACTGAACATCAAAACAGGGAACATTATCCGTGGCTGTCGGGCAATTACAGGAAAAAGCTATCGCTAACGTTAGCGAGTTAGCATTAGCCGAACTTAATGTATAAGTTTTTACCAACTTTGGAAAGTAATTCGTGTTGCTGGTAGTCATTACGCCAATGCTCCCAAGTGTGTTAGAAGGCTGGTCAATAAATCATGAATACCATGTCCAACAGTATCTATGTGAGTGATGTGGATGCTGtggccaggaggaatgcaagcgGCTGGTGTCCTAAAAAAGCCCGAGTCGCTCCTCCTCGTCAGACATTTTGGGACGAGGACTTAGCAGAAAAACTCGGGTTTTTAAAACCGTACAAACCCTTTACAAACTATTGCTTCACATCGAAGATAAATCACCAGAATCACTGGAGAGATTATTGTGCGTATTCTCCGTTTTACGATTCCCATTTGAAAGCACGCGTCTTTTTCCAGTGATGGCAGAATTAGTTATGTTCCTCTGACAAGGCATTCAAATTTTCATGATAATGCAGTTTGCACGTCTGCATAGCAAGCTTAGTTTTGCATGGTGACTATGTTTTTTGCACATCCTAACAGGGCCTGACAgtatcatttcttttttttacagggGAAGAATGGACAAGAGGCATTTCAATGGATGACTGCAACAGCAGAGACATAAGTTTGATGATAGTTCCACAATGCATCTACTAATCAATGTATGTTACCTTGCAACGTGTCCTGGAACTACAGGAGCAGTGTTGTTTAGGTTTTGTGCTTTCACCAGTGTGGAAATTCTGTAGTCCATCATTTATCTCGGCAATGGATCATAAAAAGGTAGGTTTGATTGCTATTAATACAGTGTATTTTCATGATAGCCAATGCTGGCAAGAGCAATCACCAGTTGGTGTGTTGTTAAATACAGCTGACATGTGAGACGTGATGTGCAGCTTGTGACGGTGCACGTAGTCTGAGTAGTGGAAGCTCTCGCAGTAAATTAAAGGCTTTGTAGTGGGAGCGCTCAAATTACAGGCACCAGAATGTAAAGTATTGAATACAGCAACAGGTGTGTAGTGCTGGCAGGCAGAACTATTTAACATGGGAAATAATTAGCTTATTACCAGGCTGCCCCCCCAAAAAGACCTGATTCAGTTTGAAGGAGTTTCTGGTTCAGTGTCTGCTAGTTATACCATTCACTTTCTTTTCTGGATTCTCAGATGCAGACAGTGCTGGGCCAGATCTCAATGCGCCTTTTGGACAATGGCTTGCCTGCAAAGGCCAGTgttgaggagcagctgctccacctgtggcagcagctgctcaacACTGAGAACAAGCTTCATTCAACCACAGAGGAGTTGGAAACCCTGCGTGCCCAACAGGCTAAAGAAATGGAGGAGGCGAACACTCGTTCCTTGGAAATTTAACTTAAAACCATCTGGCGAACTTGATGACAGGTCAGTGACATTTTTGTCTTTCCCTGTGTTAGGTGGAGAGCTATGTCGCGCATATTCGTGGGCTTCTGGAGGAACGCGAAGGTCTGACGGCGGAATATGAGAAAGACAATGAGCACTTGCGACAAGAGCTTCATCAGATCAGGCAGCAGCAAGGTCAATTCATTGAGAGTGACTGCATTTACTTCATTTTATCCTGTATTTGCTGATACATCGATCATTTGTTAGATGTTATTTTGGTGTTCTCTCTTACAGAAAGTGAGAGTAAAGAGCTTGAGGAGATGTTGGCTCAGGAGGACCTTGGAGAGATGGGTTTGAACAGCCCTGGTGAGCAGGTTGCCTACTTACTGGTGGAAAGAGCCACGCtactggagaggctggaggctgTTGAGATGAGGCTGGAGAGTCGGAGCATTGCAGAGAAGGAGGACGCACAGCTGGTAAAGGGATAACTGACTTCCGTAACTgtagtgttacacctgtgtgaTTGCCTCTAAGTGGAAGCAAAGTTATTATAGTTactgactaaaaaaaaaataaaaacaactcaATTAACATGTCctattttaattattgtttattgAAGGTAGATGCATAGACCATGTAGGTGTTCTTAACTCAGTTTCTGTGATACAGGAGCCTGTTTGTCACACAAGGATTGAGGAGCTAAGACAAGCGGGAAAGGATGAACACAAAACTGTAGATTACGTGTCAAAGGTGAGAGTTACCTGACAGAGCTGCCTCTATTATTTTTGATTGTTTACCAGGAACAAGTTGGTTGTTGTCAACTGTCTGTTGTCATTCCACGCAGTCATCCTCCCAGAGTCCACTGAAGAAGTTGTTTGGGCTGCGCAAGTCTCGTCAGAGAAAACACATCACCCCTGTAGGGTTCCAGCTCACGCACATCACACTATCTGACTGAATGTGTCACGTGTCATAACCATGCGCTTCATTTCTGGCTGCTCTTGTCTCTCTGATTAGGCCCACAGCGAGATCTCTCTGGAGAAAAATGAGCGCCAGTGGCTGGAACGGGACCTAGAGGAGGCATCTAGAAGGCTCGCAATGGCTCATCAGGACATCCGTAGACTTACTAATGAGCTGGATGCtgctaaaaacaacaaccttgaACCAAGTGGTGTGTTACAAAGGTTTATACATGAAATTACACTGAGTTTAAATATCACAACTGTCGCCTCCTTGAACTAAACACAACAGGGCTGATTTCattataaatattattataCATCGAAACTTTTTAAGATAGAAGAATGATTTCACCATTTGCATTTCTAATTTATAAATAGCATCTTATGGTTGGTTATAGATGATTACATAGGCCCATTCCAAACCTAGCCACGAAATCGGCAAACATTATCATCCAAAATTATCACTAACATTTGATTGTGGTTCCACCTCCTCATAGATCTGATTAAGCTGCAACGTGCCAAAGAGCAAAATGAGAAACTAGATGCTGAGAACAGAgggctgagagagagaatccacTTGTTAGAAGCTCAGAACAAAAAAATTCTTGTGCAGGTCGGTCTGTCTCTAAATATTTGATGCAaataggaaaaaagaaaaattattcTTGGAAGGGCCTAATGGTGTGTGATCCGTGTTTGTCCAGTTAGCAATACATGATGCAGAGCAAGATGCTGCTAAAGAGCagcaaaaggacaaaaacatcaGCGGGGACGTCCAACACGAAAATGATACCATTCACAAACGGTAAATATGTTCATCCAACAATAAGGTTCTCTCTAAAAATCTGACAGATGACCTTAACAAGTTCATTTCTGTAAGGTGCCTCGAGGCAATGGAGGATGGGTTTGTGCAGGTGAGGGAGCTGCAGAGGCAACTCCAGAGGCTGCGCAAAGACCAGGGAGAGttagaggagagaaatgaggaacTCGAAGCTCTTCTAGGGGAGGCCCAGAATGCCAGCAAGGAGGACAGGCATCGCcatgaggcagagctggagggacTCCACAGGCGGGTACGAAGCAGCCCTCAACTCTTCCTCCAAGAATCTGTCGTATTCCCTCATTAATGATTGAGTAATAACATGAAGGGGCTGACATGCTGCAGATCAAAGTCCTGGAGGCAGAGCTGAAAAAGCAGGATGCTCAAGATAAAATGATGACAAACAGAGAAGAAGTCAAACATCCTGAATCTTATTTACAGCTGGTAATACAGGACTTCCATTTTAAAGAtcattgttttcctctttgtttatAGTGTTGAACATATTACACCCTTTCTGTCTGCTCCTTCCTGTAAACGTTCTGTGTCATCACTTATGTAAAGCAGCACCTCAGGGACAGCAGCCAGGAGAGGCTCGCTCTTCTGGAGGCCCGTCTGACAGAGGAACAGGACTGGAGGAAACAGCTGGAGGCAGACCTCAGCGCTGCACAGACTGCTCTTAGGAAAGACAAGGAGGTACGGTACAAAGTGCACTTATCCAGAGTTCTGCCTTACAAAAAATAATTTCACTGCTGTGTCCTTTTGAAGTAAAAAGTAAAGTAATCCATGATTCCGTCCATTAAAGGCTTTGCAGATAGGTGAGCGAGAGCTGAAGAAATTGAGGCTGGAGGTCAAAAGTCTCCAGACAGAATGTCAACAAGGGAAGACACTCATCAAGAGCCTCACCCAAGTAAAGGCTGAGAAAGCTGCTCTGGAGGAAAAGGTTAGTACGTGCTCCAGTTCCACTGCGGCTCTTTTAGCTCTTCTAAACGCAGTCATTTTCAGCATCTTAAATATAAGTTTCAGGTCAGAATTTTGAGCTACAGTTGCTTTATATAGTGATTTTATATCAAGCCTCAGGGCCTTTTTATGCAGGCGAATGTAAAATGTGGCTCCTTAACTTTGTGGCATTTCAAGACTGATCTCACCAGAGTGTTTATATCTCTGACAATGAACAGGATCTTCTGTAATAAACACAAAGAAGACCTACCTTTGTTTTATTATCAAAAATCTTTTTCTGTTATTCAGTGAGCTCTGCCACGCTAACTTTCATAATATCCCATGCTCAGTAACTGGGATTCTGGCTTAGCTTCAGTGGTGTTGAGAGATGTCAGCCCACTGTCCAGCACAAAACAAAGAGGATGGTGTGAAAATAGTGGACTTCATCGTCAGCCTCGTCAGATTTCTCTCTACATCTTTACTTTTCTTGCCTCTCTCCCTGACAGTTAAATGAGCTGCAGAAGtcccagaaccagctgcagtcCGAGCAGGGACACAAAAGTCCCGGCAGTAAATCCACATCGGGCAATTCAAAAGACGACAGCCTTGACCAGCAGAGGGACGACAGGGTTTTTGAGGGACTCCAGAAAGCCCACCTCGTTTTGAGGTTACCAGTGAATTGCATGGCCTGAAATAACTGAGCTGGTGTCATTTTTTTTGATTGTTAGACACAGATGTGTGTTGTTCTCTGTAGTACAAAGCTAATTTTGCCAACATGCTAGTGGCATTTTGACCATCAGCGTACCAGGTCTGACAGAAAACTGCATATATGGAAAAATTAACACCAATGAACCCATTTAATTGAtgcatttattaattatttcaTTGTTGTATTCATCTTTTATCATGGCCAGTCACCAGAAAGGTCTGTTAAGCTCCAGAGTcggtctgtttttatttaaaagcatGTGTGTCTATCTCACAGGTCTGAGCTGGTTTCTGAAAGGGAGCAGACCGCAGAGCTCCAAGCCAAGCTCAGCTCTTGTCTCCAGGAGAAGCTGACAGCTGAGAGGAAAATAGAGGCCCTAGAGCTGGAGAAGCGTTCTTTCAATGAATATCAAAAGCAATATCAGGAACAAAACTCTGTCAAAGATGAAATTTTCAGTTGTCAAAAGCCAGAACAGCCTCACAAATTAAGCATCATTTCAGAAGACACGAGTCATTACTGTGATCAGGTAAATGGAATTACCCCTCAGTTATAACAAACATTGCACGTGATTACTGTATTATTATGTATGCttcataatttttattttgtggCTGTAGGTTGCCACTTTGACGGTTAAATTAAAGCACATGGAGACGGAGTtggtgaaggagcaggagacAGTGTCTCAGCTAGAGCTGAGCCTG
This genomic window from Takifugu rubripes chromosome 3, fTakRub1.2, whole genome shotgun sequence contains:
- the ccdc30 gene encoding trichohyalin isoform X3, whose translation is MHLLINMQTVLGQISMRLLDNGLPAKASVEEQLLHLWQQLLNTENKLHSTTEELETLRAQQAKEMEEVESYVAHIRGLLEEREGLTAEYEKDNEHLRQELHQIRQQQESESKELEEMLAQEDLGEMGLNSPGEQVAYLLVERATLLERLEAVEMRLESRSIAEKEDAQLEPVCHTRIEELRQAGKDEHKTVDYVSKSSSQSPLKKLFGLRKSRQRKHITPAHSEISLEKNERQWLERDLEEASRRLAMAHQDIRRLTNELDAAKNNNLEPSDLIKLQRAKEQNEKLDAENRGLRERIHLLEAQNKKILVQLAIHDAEQDAAKEQQKDKNISGDVQHENDTIHKRCLEAMEDGFVQVRELQRQLQRLRKDQGELEERNEELEALLGEAQNASKEDRHRHEAELEGLHRRIKVLEAELKKQDAQDKMMTNREEVKHPESYLQLQHLRDSSQERLALLEARLTEEQDWRKQLEADLSAAQTALRKDKEALQIGERELKKLRLEVKSLQTECQQGKTLIKSLTQVKAEKAALEEKLNELQKSQNQLQSEQGHKSPGSKSTSGNSKDDSLDQQRDDRVFEGLQKAHLVLRSELVSEREQTAELQAKLSSCLQEKLTAERKIEALELEKRSFNEYQKQYQEQNSVKDEIFSCQKPEQPHKLSIISEDTSHYCDQVATLTVKLKHMETELVKEQETVSQLELSLQAEASESQALKRDLQKSQSLLASAQAELHHIKEKNVDLKRCNVLLEQETLKAESKLHSLVSKCEQQQQNIRELEVELADNLTKPSSLQEELQSERAKLAAANKKVSHLKQELEQKENKLVEEQEKNSQEKSVLQAQASEGREYVKELQKSQSLLTSAETELHHVKEMNVDLKRHNTLLEQEKLKLSAELKQAQTKLHQAEETIHSHLSQCEHQRQKIRELEAELADNSTKRSLIGSLQVELQTERGQLTAANKKVFELQQQLSRVELQLHEQEVLIQKINNLERNNRDLSDTLSVLREKHHEEKTTRTLLEKRVEELQQQVTTLKVKEATLTQNNAEVNQLFQELNARQTDVEAESRRTKEEVKTSQELNHKLKEDLLHSRREYNRIHSKYMEKQIQAKTMLHQTKQKFFKETAQRNSVIQKLEKEAKRLICTLAEERDKFLEERRELLQKITKLEEEGARTTSAVQHRVNMLEEEKRLLHHQIQMLSRQNCSLESALRKSGSTLENTKTNNGSIEGLLSASLRLPSYVDNLDKCHVKVIEHAVMNSTQLSVSTLQRSEQGYLNLTMPSVPPEPGDK
- the ccdc30 gene encoding trichohyalin isoform X2, with the translated sequence MYVTLQRVLELQEQCCLGFVLSPVWKFCSPSFISAMDHKKMQTVLGQISMRLLDNGLPAKASVEEQLLHLWQQLLNTENKLHSTTEELETLRAQQAKEMEEVESYVAHIRGLLEEREGLTAEYEKDNEHLRQELHQIRQQQESESKELEEMLAQEDLGEMGLNSPGEQVAYLLVERATLLERLEAVEMRLESRSIAEKEDAQLEPVCHTRIEELRQAGKDEHKTVDYVSKSSSQSPLKKLFGLRKSRQRKHITPAHSEISLEKNERQWLERDLEEASRRLAMAHQDIRRLTNELDAAKNNNLEPSDLIKLQRAKEQNEKLDAENRGLRERIHLLEAQNKKILVQLAIHDAEQDAAKEQQKDKNISGDVQHENDTIHKRCLEAMEDGFVQVRELQRQLQRLRKDQGELEERNEELEALLGEAQNASKEDRHRHEAELEGLHRRIKVLEAELKKQDAQDKMMTNREEVKHPESYLQLHLRDSSQERLALLEARLTEEQDWRKQLEADLSAAQTALRKDKEALQIGERELKKLRLEVKSLQTECQQGKTLIKSLTQVKAEKAALEEKLNELQKSQNQLQSEQGHKSPGSKSTSGNSKDDSLDQQRDDRVFEGLQKAHLVLRSELVSEREQTAELQAKLSSCLQEKLTAERKIEALELEKRSFNEYQKQYQEQNSVKDEIFSCQKPEQPHKLSIISEDTSHYCDQVATLTVKLKHMETELVKEQETVSQLELSLQAEASESQALKRDLQKSQSLLASAQAELHHIKEKNVDLKRCNVLLEQETLKAESKLHSLVSKCEQQQQNIRELEVELADNLTKPSSLQEELQSERAKLAAANKKVSHLKQELEQKENKLVEEQEKNSQEKSVLQAQASEGREYVKELQKSQSLLTSAETELHHVKEMNVDLKRHNTLLEQEKLKLSAELKQAQTKLHQAEETIHSHLSQCEHQRQKIRELEAELADNSTKRSLIGSLQVELQTERGQLTAANKKVFELQQQLSRVELQLHEQEVLIQKINNLERNNRDLSDTLSVLREKHHEEKTTRTLLEKRVEELQQQVTTLKVKEATLTQNNAEVNQLFQELNARQTDVEAESRRTKEEVKTSQELNHKLKEDLLHSRREYNRIHSKYMEKQIQAKTMLHQTKQKFFKETAQRNSVIQKLEKEAKRLICTLAEERDKFLEERRELLQKITKLEEEGARTTSAVQHRVNMLEEEKRLLHHQIQMLSRQNCSLESALRKSGSTLENTKTNNGSIEGLLSASLRLPSYVDNLDKCHVKVIEHAVMNSTQLSVSTLQRSEQGYLNLTMPSVPPEPGDK
- the ccdc30 gene encoding trichohyalin isoform X1; translated protein: MYVTLQRVLELQEQCCLGFVLSPVWKFCSPSFISAMDHKKMQTVLGQISMRLLDNGLPAKASVEEQLLHLWQQLLNTENKLHSTTEELETLRAQQAKEMEEVESYVAHIRGLLEEREGLTAEYEKDNEHLRQELHQIRQQQESESKELEEMLAQEDLGEMGLNSPGEQVAYLLVERATLLERLEAVEMRLESRSIAEKEDAQLEPVCHTRIEELRQAGKDEHKTVDYVSKSSSQSPLKKLFGLRKSRQRKHITPAHSEISLEKNERQWLERDLEEASRRLAMAHQDIRRLTNELDAAKNNNLEPSDLIKLQRAKEQNEKLDAENRGLRERIHLLEAQNKKILVQLAIHDAEQDAAKEQQKDKNISGDVQHENDTIHKRCLEAMEDGFVQVRELQRQLQRLRKDQGELEERNEELEALLGEAQNASKEDRHRHEAELEGLHRRIKVLEAELKKQDAQDKMMTNREEVKHPESYLQLQHLRDSSQERLALLEARLTEEQDWRKQLEADLSAAQTALRKDKEALQIGERELKKLRLEVKSLQTECQQGKTLIKSLTQVKAEKAALEEKLNELQKSQNQLQSEQGHKSPGSKSTSGNSKDDSLDQQRDDRVFEGLQKAHLVLRSELVSEREQTAELQAKLSSCLQEKLTAERKIEALELEKRSFNEYQKQYQEQNSVKDEIFSCQKPEQPHKLSIISEDTSHYCDQVATLTVKLKHMETELVKEQETVSQLELSLQAEASESQALKRDLQKSQSLLASAQAELHHIKEKNVDLKRCNVLLEQETLKAESKLHSLVSKCEQQQQNIRELEVELADNLTKPSSLQEELQSERAKLAAANKKVSHLKQELEQKENKLVEEQEKNSQEKSVLQAQASEGREYVKELQKSQSLLTSAETELHHVKEMNVDLKRHNTLLEQEKLKLSAELKQAQTKLHQAEETIHSHLSQCEHQRQKIRELEAELADNSTKRSLIGSLQVELQTERGQLTAANKKVFELQQQLSRVELQLHEQEVLIQKINNLERNNRDLSDTLSVLREKHHEEKTTRTLLEKRVEELQQQVTTLKVKEATLTQNNAEVNQLFQELNARQTDVEAESRRTKEEVKTSQELNHKLKEDLLHSRREYNRIHSKYMEKQIQAKTMLHQTKQKFFKETAQRNSVIQKLEKEAKRLICTLAEERDKFLEERRELLQKITKLEEEGARTTSAVQHRVNMLEEEKRLLHHQIQMLSRQNCSLESALRKSGSTLENTKTNNGSIEGLLSASLRLPSYVDNLDKCHVKVIEHAVMNSTQLSVSTLQRSEQGYLNLTMPSVPPEPGDK